ttctctttcttagttgtgtctgtgtggtatgggtatcagggtaaccgtagcctcataaagagtttggcaatgctccttctgtttctattgtgtggaataatttgaggagtattggtattagattttctttgggcatctggtagaattctgtgttgaaaccatctgggcctgggcttttttttggttgggagactatttattgataactgtttctatttccttaggggttgcaagtgtatttaagttgtttatctgttcttggtttaattttggtatgtggtacttatctagaaaattgtctgTCTCCTTAAAGTTTGTGAAgtacatattttcaaagtatgacctgatgactctctggatttcttcagtgtctgttgttatatctccctttttgtttctgattttgttaatttggacaAGTCGCTCTTTTTTCATCCACTCCATTGAAGACCAACCACAGGACATCACAAAGTGACAACTTTTGCATTACTCACCTAGGACACAAGAGGGCAGACAAAGATAAAGTTCTATATGGCGCTAGCCAGCCTTTGCGCTCAGGCTGATACTTCTGCTGGTGactgaacatttttatttacttataaatttaattaaaatttgttttcattttatattccaatcccagttccccctccagacccttctcctgcctccccaccTCTCACCATCttaccccatctactcctcagaggggatgAGGCTTTTCTTGGGGAGTCACCAAAGTTTAGGATACCAAgctgaggcagggccaagcccctcctTGCTGAATCAGGTTGGGCAAGGTATCtcaccataggtaatgggctccaagaagccagttcatgcacccaggataagtcctggtcctactgccagcccccccccaacagatcaagccacataaccatcacccacatttagagggcttaaTTCAGTCCCATGTGGGTTCTCCAGgtatcagtccagagtctgtgagctcccactagcttggattggctgtctctgtggtttttctcatcatgatcttgacacccTTTGCTCATAtgatctcttctccctctcatcaACTGAACTCCATCTATTTAAGGCAAGCATATTTCAGCAAACTGGACACGCCATCAAGAGTGTTAGCAGGAGACTTTTTAGATTTCAGCAATAATCTTATTTTTGTAGAGCTTTATTATCAAATGATAAGTATTCAGTCAAATTCACTCATTTACTTCCATAGCTTAGTATATTGGAGTATATGTATGAAGCATGTAACCATACCCACTTCAGGTAtgagaatatttattttctgactAAACAAcaaatgtttctctgtgtttcttttcattaatcATTGACCTGAACCCTGCTCCTTGGCAACCAACTGACTGCTTTCTGGAGCTGAAGTTTGGAAATGAAATATAATTCAGGAACATCTGGGTCTTGTCTACCCTATCACATAAAAGGTTCTGTCACCGACAATGATATCTTTGAGACACAAATGACATTTTCCTTTGATTGTTGGTGCCCATCTGAGTGACTTCTGGTTTGGGCTATTTTAATCAAGCTGTTATACACATTTTCAAACAAAACttacctgggcatggtggcatatgcctttaatcccaccactcagggcgtagaggcaggtggatctgccAGCCttgtccacagagtgagttttcagacagccagagctgtgtagagagaccctgtctcaaaacaaaacaaaatacaagcaaacaaacaaaacacatgactTGGTGTGATGACATTCACTTGTTTCTTTAGGCTAAAGTCCTGAAAGTAGAACTGTTGAGTCATAAAACAAATGTGTTTAACTTTCAGAGAAAATGTGTCATTGCCTTCCCCTATCACCAATGTAATAATCATTTTACTTCTCCTCTAGGTATGTGTAGTTTTATCAGTTGTTCCATTTCTTTGCCAATACATTTAGTTATGGGTCATAATCTGATTATAGCCAATGGGTATGTAGTGGTGTCTCACTTCAGGGAATATTTTCTATGGTCTTTGCCATCATCAACGCAGAGCCTCTGAATGACAGGGCAGTAAGTAGCAGAGTGCATGTGGACGCTCCTCTAGCTTGGTGCAGGATCTCAGGATTTGGAAGATTACCATGATGTCCAGTTAACTAATGAAACTGGTTCTATGACTCTGAGCTTGGAGGAGCTGAGGACCTTCAGCCTCTACACCTCAGATCCTCCTTCAATCAGGGGATTGAGAGTAGAGAGAGCATTTCCACTAGAGAGGAGCTGGGACCACAGAGTGGGCTGAACAGGAAACAGCTAATTAAGAGCAGGGTGATAGGACAAGCACTGTTTACACTATATCAGACAGAAAATCGTCACAGAACAAgtatttctgtgttgttttgtagGTACCATAGACCCCTGGAGACTGGAAAATGGAACCAAGGCCAGTTCTTAGGTGGCTCTAAATTTTTCTGAGATTGAGGCTCATGACACTACCTTTGGGAAATCAGGATGGGCTAGGGGGGAGCTCCTGATTCTGTACTCTCAGATGTAGTTTGCCAAGGTTCACCATGCTTCTGTAACTTCTGCTCAAGGGCCTGTATTCCAACCTTAATTCAGGCCCTGAGAGCCTAGACTGCCCTCCATATTAGAGCCAGCAGCCCCCGTGCATGTGGGGGCTGAGAACTTGGTAGAAGCTGTCCACCAGGGTAGCTACCATAGAGAGGCAAAGTGAAGATGCTATGGTGGTAGAACTGCAGTGTGTTTCAATGACAGTCAAGGCACAACAGGGAAGGGTACATGCAGACCCTAAGATCCATGTAAGGGATGATGGAACCTGAATCCTTGTGGACTCAGGAAACTGTAAGTCCTGAAAGCAGGGAGGTGATTTCAGGGTGGTGGGCATGTGAACTTCACCCAGTTCACATATTCTCAAGGTCTATTCTGTTCTCCATCTGTGACATCCTGAGTATGCATCTACTCAGGAAAGTCCCCGAGTTTCCCCAGTTATAGATTACTGCTCGCTCCTCTTTACCCCAATATCTTCGTTAAGTGTGTGCCTGCTTAATAAAGCCTGAAAATGATGACTCCAGATTTGGAGAAAGGACTTCAGaattcctgctctgcctcccgaggggaCTAAAGGAAGAACAGCAATGGGAGGCAGCTTTGCCTCACTTGTGGCTCATTGATTTCCACCAtttggctcagtcagtagagttcAAGGACCTTGGCCTGTCCTTCCCCACTGCCCTCACTGTGCCTACTCTCTTTGGTTCCAAGTTCCTGCCTGGGCAAGGTTCATATATTTGTGACACTAACATGGGTTCAATCTCATAGCAGCACTGACTCAGGACTGAGAAGTAATCATGCTATCAGATAGACTTGCAGGATGGCTGAGTTCTGTGACCTGtgggcttctgcttctcttctgtgTGCATGGTAAGACTACCTATGGAGGAATGGGGGACCCAGTCCAAGCTGACAAAACTTGATAAGAGTTATTGGCTGATACTGCAGGAGTAAAATAAAGTACCAGGGAGGAAGGAGTCGGTGGAGATGGCAGTATGGGAAATTTGCATCTCCTAAAGCCCTACAAAAGCCCACAGGCTAGTCCCTCTATCTAACAAGGGGTCTGTGGCCCCAGAGGACCCCCAATACTGAAGAGCTATGAGGGGTGCTCTGTTGTGTTGGATCTAAAGGTCAGGGTACAGAGGAACAGAGGGAACATTTCCTCTCTGTTGGTTGAAACTGTAGCTGCTACTGACTTGGATAATAGCAGTGTAACTTCATGCTGCTGAAGAGTATTAATGAGCCACTCTCAGAATAGAGAAGTGCCATGGCACTCCTCAAAAGGCCCTGCATAAGGTATTGGCTTTCACTAAGGTATGCCGAGGTCCCAGTCCTACAACCTACAATTGAACTGAGAAAACCTGGGTTCCCTTCCCATGTGCCTCACATGGGTCTTGGTTTCCAGGGCGCGTCAACAATTTCCAGGTCCTTATCAGAGCTGAGTCAGGAAGGCACTgtgatcagtgtgtgtgtgcagccccAGATACCCCTACCACAAATCCTCCTAGTGTGCACTCAGCGACCTCTAGCCAGGCTTCCCCACTGAGGAGGCTGCACTAATCTCACCCCGGGACTCTTACCTGTTGTTGCTAGGGTTCTGGGAGGTCACCAGAACCTTCTAGACAGGATGTTCTGCCAGATTCACTCATGGTTATTATTCTAAATGTTTGTTTGAATGCCTGGGTTCAGAATCACTGGCAACTATAAGGGGAAAAAGTATTGTGTCCAATCCCCTTCTATACCTCCCAGCCCTGGCTCATCCACAGGAACACAAATGACACTGTCTTACATTATAGGGCCCAGGATTACTCAGGAAGAGATGTGTGACCTGGGTGTAGCCACACACAACTGCAAATTTAACAACCAGAAGGTTGGGCCAGGAGTATCTCCAACAGCAAAACCCGTCTGGGCTACCAAGCAAGACCTTgtgtcaagaaaataaaaaacaaaacaaaacaaaggaaagcagaaaatgaaatttcttcAGCTATGTTTGATTTTACCTGTTGGTCATAAACTCTGTCCCCCTTCTCTGTTATGGCTTACAGCTTCTGGTGGGAAGGACAGTTTACCAGATTTTGTATGAACTTTATAGAGAGCTTTTCTGTGAGGATGAGACATTGTGCATGTAGCTAGGCTACATGGGGTAATTTTCTGTGTGACTCCTACACTCCCTATACTGGCTCACATAGAGTTGATGGAAAGGACACTGTGCCATTGACACATATGTGGCCCAGTGCTGCAAGCTCATAGGGCTGAATTAGTCTCATGGTTCCTTAATGAGTCTGGTCAATGGACTAGATCTGGCAGTACCTCATGATGACTGTAACAGGCAGGAAATATGTAAAAGCTGTGTTTTCAGTCCAGGGTCTTTTGATGAGGTTGACAAGAGGGTAGAAAGGATGGAGCAACAAAAGCGTCTGATTGAGCAGAATAAACCCAGCGGTCATCTCTTTATTTACAGGACAGGAGTCATCCAGCCccatcaggaacacacacactggACAGGTGCAAGGCAGCCTTGTCTACTTGGAGGACATCAACATGGGAGTCCACACCTTCCTGGGAATTCCCTTTGCCAGGCCACCTGTAGGACCTCTGCGGTTTGCTCCTCCTGAGCCCCCTGAACCGTGGAGTGGTGTGAGGGATGGAACTTCTCATCCAGCCATGTAAGCTCTTCTGGGTCCCAATAGACTTCAAGCCCTGGAGTGGGCTATCATTGTGAGCTGTGACCCAGGCTGCAGTGGTTCCTACATCACAGTCCCATATCCAGTTCCCCTTTTTCATGGAGTAGGGGGGATTTCCACACACATTTCCCCAAGAAATTCAGAATGGAACAACCTGTGCCAGTCACCAGGTTCAGTGCTTGGCACCCACAAGGAGTTAGCCTTGAGTACTGCAGTTAGGAGCACAGGTACATTTGTCTTGAGGGTCAGGGGAGACGTCTCTGAGAGGAGATTGGGCTCCATCACTCAACCAGAAGAACTCCTGTCTTTAAAAGCATAGACTGAAGAATCCTAAATAGTGAAGCAGTGGTCTCCAAAGGACCACACCCTCCATAGTCACTGTGCCAACCCATAAGGCCAGATGCCATTTGGCAAGGAACAAGTGTATGTGCTGACAGCTAGGCCTGTGGAAGAGATGGGACACTGGGAATTCTGACTTTAGGTGAAGGAGGTCCTATTATCTTGGGGGAAACTAATTCATACTCATTTATGCAATAGCTCTGTAGGGGCAACTCACCTGTGTCAGCCCTAATGGTAAGAGTGTCAAAACCCATGGTCAAAGGCTGCCATGGAGACACCCAGGGCCCTCGGTCTCCTGACCTCCCAATAGGTAGGATCCAAATCTCTATGTGGAGGTCTGGGCTCCATCACAGCTTCCCCAGAGCCTGAGGCCTTTATCTGGGTAGAAGTGActtcattttattaatatattattttgtgtatttgggtgttttgctgcatgtatgtctgcactgTCATTCAGTGTCctcagatcccctgagactgtGGTACTGTGGTGAGCTGTTGTgtcagtgctggggatctaactcaggtcctccagaagaacagccagggatTGTAACCGATGAGttatcactccagccccaagaggGACTTTAGAAAATGATCTCATATTCCCAGCAggtaggtttttttttggtttttcgagacagggtttcttctgtgtagctttgcagcctatcctggcactccctctggagaccaggctggcctctaactcacagagatccgcctgcctctacctcccgagtgctgggattaaaggcttgtgccaccaatgcccagccagcaggtatttttttttttaggagtaAATCTACCCAGGTTCTGGCTTTAACTACTGCTTAGTCCTTAGAGTAATTAGTTGTTTACTATTGTGAACAGGTGTCTACAGAATATCACTGTAATGAATGCATTTCTCGAGACCTTGTTCAAAAGCACCCCAcctcttctttctgtgtctgaagaCTGCCTATACCTCAGCATCTACTCACCTGCTCATGCCTCTGAGGGCTCCAACCTGCCTGTGAGTGTCAGGCCTTGGGCAACTAGTTTTGGAAGGACCTTTCTTCTGAAGGAATATAGGAGAGCTAAGATCAGTCTGGGCTTCCCTTCAGTGTAGACCCTGATATTATGTCCAAAAATGCCCTGTTGCCCACTGTAGGAATTTAACTCATGGGCTTAGGAACAGAAACCCCTGAAGGCACTGATAAGTTAGAATCTGTAACTTAATGAGTTCAGTACTTGTGCCCAGAAAACCCAGTCAGATTTCCAAGAGATGAGCTTTGGGATTATCTAAGTCCTAAAAAATTGAATCATATGTTTGGCCAATTAAGTTTGGAGGgtccttgttttattttcatgtaatcaTGAAAGACATATGTCTTTTGTTTTCACCTCTGAGGGGCTCCTGGAGTGTTGGAGACAGACTTTGGTATACAAGACAGACTAAGAGTTGAGAGACTTTTCTTTCTAATGGAACTTGGATTTTTCATCAGATCATGGCAGTTGGAATTTGTCTATGTGGGCAGCTTCATAACCAAAGCAATGAATATTCTAGATGACAGGTGGCATTTGGGCAGGGTAAGAGGGGtgatctctttatttttattaccagGTGATGGTATGGATCCATGGTGGTGGACTGGCTATGGGCATGGCTTCTATGTATGATGGATCAAAGCTAGCAGCTATTGAGGACATCGTAGTGGTCACTATCCAGTACCGCCTGGGTGTCCTGGGTTACTTCAGGTGAGCCAGGGCTGGGCAGGGAATTGGGGGTGGAGACACAGGACAACCTGGTGATTCCTGTTCCTGCCACTTCACAGCACTGGAGACGAGCATGCCAGAGGCAACTGGGGCTACCTGGACCAAGTGGCTGCTCTACGTTGGGTCCAGCAGAATATTGCCCACTTTGGAGGCAACCCTGACCGGGTCACTATTTTTGGCGAGTCAGCAGGTGGCACAAGTGTGTCTTCACTTGTTTTGTCCCCCATGTCCAAAGGACTCTTCCATGGTGCCATTATGCAGAGTGGAGTGGCCATGCTGCCTGGCCTCATCTCCCACTCTGTTGAggtggtctacacagtgagttctttCAATTCTCCTCACCCTAGTCCCCTATACCAGCCCTCACTCTTAGATCTCCTGGTACTGTCTGCTCTGTGAAGGCAACAAACATCATAGAGGTAAATGTgaattcccttcttccttcctctttgtgAAGTCTTCAAGGATCAGAATTCATACTCCTCCACCTTACTTAAGCTGAGAGTTTTCTCTGCCCTCAAAGTTGTACCTCATAGCTTCCATTGTGTTCAGAACCAGAGGAGCAGGTACACTGGCTCCCTTGTCTATTTCTTATCAACATTGGGGAAGTAGCAACAATTGCATTCCCGCTGCAGTCCACACACTTTACCCCATGTAATTTGTGGGGCATCCACACTATGTAGGATTATTAGGAAAACATCTCTCCCTGCCTGGAAGGATGGACAGGCTCCTACTTGTGCTCTGTACAGATGGTGGCCAACCTATCTGGATGTGATCAAATGGACTCAGAGGCCCTGGTGGGGTGCCTGAGAGGCAAGAGTGAAGAGGAGCTTCTGGCCATTACCAAGGTTTGATTGCA
The DNA window shown above is from Cricetulus griseus strain 17A/GY chromosome 3, alternate assembly CriGri-PICRH-1.0, whole genome shotgun sequence and carries:
- the LOC100759838 gene encoding acylcarnitine hydrolase, producing MLSDRLAGWLSSVTCGLLLLFCVHGQESSSPIRNTHTGQVQGSLVYLEDINMGVHTFLGIPFARPPVGPLRFAPPEPPEPWSGVRDGTSHPAMCLQNITVMNAFLETLFKSTPPLLSVSEDCLYLSIYSPAHASEGSNLPVMVWIHGGGLAMGMASMYDGSKLAAIEDIVVVTIQYRLGVLGYFSTGDEHARGNWGYLDQVAALRWVQQNIAHFGGNPDRVTIFGESAGGTSVSSLVLSPMSKGLFHGAIMQSGVAMLPGLISHSVEVVYTMVANLSGCDQMDSEALVGCLRGKSEEELLAITKVFKIIPAVVDGEFFPRHPEELLVSADFRPVPSIIGINNDEYSWDIPMYLSNIDTGKKMDRQTIQDGLQNTQTQLMVSPDFTDMLVEEYLGDIEDPETLQVQFQEMMKDFMFVIPALQVARAQSPLAPVYFYEFQHPTNFFKDIKPPHVKADHGDDIFYVFGSSYWGSKFDFTEEEELLSRRIMKYWANFARHGNPNSMDLPHWPIFNQDEQYLQLDIQPTVGHALNANRMQFWTEILPQKIQELKEVENKHTEL